In one Streptomyces sp. NBC_01288 genomic region, the following are encoded:
- the sbnA gene encoding 2,3-diaminopropionate biosynthesis protein SbnA: MAVISDPAEFNEDDLYVDLRAALELPLYLKCEGFNFAGSVKLKAATEMVNAAERAGILRPGSVLVESSSGNLGVALSVIAASRGYGFLCITDRRCNVPTVQLMEALGSRVHVIDQPDAHGGFLGARIAYVRALCASDERYVWLNQYTNQGNWRAHYRTTAPAIARRFPQLDVLFVGAGTTGTLMGCARWFWQWRRRVRIVAVDAAGSVTFGGESGPRLIPGLGTSVAPPFLDTSYIDDVIHVGEPDTVATCRRLAARGFLFGGSTGTVVSGAEQWLARNGRHGTTAVAIAPDLGERYLDTVYRTGWLEEEAPETAMLAAMSRSA; the protein is encoded by the coding sequence ATGGCTGTTATTTCCGATCCCGCGGAGTTCAACGAGGACGACCTCTACGTCGACCTGCGGGCAGCACTGGAACTGCCGCTCTATCTGAAGTGCGAGGGGTTCAACTTCGCCGGCTCGGTGAAACTCAAGGCCGCCACCGAGATGGTGAACGCCGCCGAGCGGGCCGGCATCCTGCGGCCCGGCTCGGTGCTGGTCGAGTCGTCGTCCGGCAACCTGGGGGTGGCCCTGAGCGTGATCGCGGCGAGCCGCGGTTACGGGTTTCTCTGCATCACCGACAGACGCTGCAACGTGCCCACGGTGCAGCTGATGGAGGCGCTCGGCAGCCGGGTCCACGTCATCGACCAGCCCGACGCGCACGGCGGTTTCCTGGGCGCCAGGATCGCGTACGTGCGGGCGCTGTGCGCCTCCGACGAGCGGTATGTGTGGCTCAACCAGTACACGAACCAAGGGAATTGGCGGGCGCACTACCGCACCACGGCACCCGCCATCGCCCGCCGGTTCCCGCAGCTGGACGTGCTGTTCGTCGGCGCCGGCACCACCGGGACGCTGATGGGCTGCGCGCGCTGGTTCTGGCAGTGGCGGCGCCGGGTGCGGATCGTCGCCGTGGACGCGGCCGGTTCGGTCACGTTCGGCGGGGAGTCCGGGCCGCGGCTGATCCCGGGCCTCGGTACCAGCGTGGCGCCGCCCTTCCTCGACACGTCGTACATCGACGACGTGATCCATGTCGGGGAGCCGGACACCGTGGCGACCTGCCGTCGGCTGGCCGCGCGGGGCTTCCTGTTCGGCGGGTCCACCGGCACGGTCGTCAGCGGGGCCGAGCAGTGGCTCGCCCGCAACGGCCGGCACGGCACGACGGCGGTGGCGATCGCTCCTGACCTGGGCGAACGCTATCTGGACACCGTGTACCGCACCGGCTGGCTGGAGGAGGAGGCGCCCGAGACCGCGATGCTGGCGGCCATGTCCCGCTCGGCCTGA
- a CDS encoding helix-turn-helix domain-containing protein: protein MANPPAGLPRRTTVDAARTARMLSDARHATPFGQRARTAPRPVIEESWERALRGGTHPDRDLRTGLLSREEVERRRGTSPLRHVLPVLREGLVSVADAAHHIVLVADDEGRALWREGSAAVLRKADEVGIEIGTDWREDVIGTNGVGTPAVVRRPVQVFAGEHLSRALATFTCAGAPITDPRDGRLIGVVDVSGPLETMHPATLAWVDSVAKLAEARLRELHMTSLERLRAVAAPILPRIGGRALVVDRDGWTAAVTGMPYVKRIALPKSPSGGRRWLPSLGLCSLEPLAGGWLVRAADEPEPGTARIVLDLALPRRWSVTVYGSAGSWTRELSPRHAELLYLLALHRTGRSAAALAEDMFGDPGRTVTVRAEMSRVRRYLGALLEHRPYRFREDAEVEVLLPDDPRELLPHSTAPGVTRGRTSTQVP from the coding sequence ATGGCGAACCCGCCGGCCGGACTGCCGCGGCGCACCACCGTCGACGCGGCGCGGACGGCCCGGATGTTGAGCGACGCCCGGCACGCCACCCCCTTCGGACAGCGCGCCCGCACCGCTCCGCGCCCGGTGATCGAGGAGTCCTGGGAGCGCGCGTTACGCGGCGGGACCCACCCCGACCGCGATCTGCGGACCGGGCTGCTGTCCCGCGAGGAGGTCGAACGGCGGCGCGGCACAAGCCCGTTACGGCATGTCCTGCCGGTGCTGCGGGAGGGGCTGGTGTCGGTCGCGGACGCCGCCCACCACATCGTGCTGGTCGCCGACGACGAGGGCCGCGCGCTGTGGCGGGAGGGCAGCGCGGCCGTGCTGCGCAAGGCCGACGAGGTCGGCATCGAGATCGGCACCGACTGGCGCGAGGACGTCATCGGCACCAACGGCGTGGGCACCCCGGCGGTCGTACGGCGGCCCGTGCAGGTCTTCGCCGGCGAGCATCTCTCGCGCGCGCTGGCCACGTTCACCTGCGCGGGGGCCCCGATCACCGACCCCAGGGACGGCCGGCTGATCGGTGTCGTCGATGTCAGCGGCCCGCTGGAGACCATGCACCCGGCCACCCTCGCCTGGGTCGACTCGGTGGCCAAGCTCGCCGAGGCCCGGCTGCGCGAGCTGCACATGACCTCGCTGGAGCGGCTGCGCGCGGTGGCGGCGCCGATCCTGCCCCGCATCGGCGGCCGGGCCCTGGTGGTGGACCGGGACGGCTGGACGGCGGCGGTCACCGGGATGCCGTACGTGAAGCGGATCGCGCTGCCCAAGTCGCCTTCCGGGGGCCGCCGTTGGCTGCCGTCGCTCGGACTGTGCTCCCTGGAGCCGCTGGCCGGGGGCTGGTTGGTCCGCGCCGCCGACGAACCGGAGCCCGGCACCGCCCGGATCGTCCTCGACCTCGCCCTGCCGCGCCGCTGGTCGGTGACGGTCTACGGCAGCGCGGGCTCCTGGACCCGTGAACTGAGCCCCCGGCACGCCGAGTTGCTCTACCTCCTGGCCCTGCACCGCACCGGCCGCAGCGCGGCGGCCCTGGCCGAGGACATGTTCGGCGACCCGGGCCGCACGGTGACGGTGCGTGCCGAGATGTCGCGGGTACGGCGCTATCTCGGGGCACTCCTGGAGCACCGGCCGTACCGCTTCCGTGAGGACGCGGAGGTCGAGGTGCTGCTGCCGGACGACCCGCGGGAACTGCTGCCGCACTCGACGGCACCCGGGGTGACCAGGGGGCGGACGTCGACCCAAGTGCCGTAG
- the sbnB gene encoding 2,3-diaminopropionate biosynthesis protein SbnB, whose amino-acid sequence MSIDTPSFSVISGEQVQQALTGRESEIGALVEATYRLHGAGDSVNPPSYFLRFPDRPSSRIIALPASLGGPLRVDGLKWISSFPGNTGSGLPRASAVLILNDPDTGYPYACLESSVISATRTASSAALAADKLSQGRERPLRVGFVGTGLIARYIHTHLRATGWEFEETGVYDLSADSAEGFRGYLERSGAPGRVTVHDKAESLVRSSDLLVFATIAGSPHVHDPAWFDHHPLVLHVSLRDLDPAILLASANFVDDVEHCLKADTSPHLAEQATGGREFIDGTLDDVLTGRVSVPTDRTVVFSPFGLGVLDLAVGRFVHDEVVRRGELHVVDGFFHELRRYG is encoded by the coding sequence ATGAGCATCGACACACCGTCGTTCTCGGTCATCAGCGGCGAACAGGTCCAACAGGCCCTGACCGGGCGGGAGTCGGAGATCGGCGCCCTCGTGGAGGCCACCTACCGGCTGCACGGCGCGGGCGACTCGGTGAACCCGCCGTCGTACTTCCTGCGCTTCCCGGACCGTCCTTCGTCCCGCATCATCGCGCTGCCCGCCTCACTCGGGGGGCCGTTGCGGGTGGACGGGCTGAAGTGGATCTCCAGCTTCCCTGGGAACACCGGGTCGGGGCTGCCCAGGGCGTCGGCGGTGCTGATCCTGAACGACCCGGACACCGGCTATCCGTATGCCTGCCTGGAGAGTTCGGTGATCAGCGCGACCCGTACGGCGAGTTCGGCGGCGCTCGCGGCCGACAAGCTCAGCCAAGGACGCGAACGGCCGTTGCGGGTCGGGTTCGTGGGGACGGGGCTGATCGCCCGCTACATCCACACCCATCTCCGCGCCACCGGCTGGGAGTTCGAGGAGACGGGCGTGTACGACCTGTCCGCGGACAGCGCGGAGGGGTTCCGGGGGTACCTGGAGCGGTCGGGTGCGCCGGGGCGGGTCACCGTGCACGACAAGGCAGAAAGCCTGGTCCGCTCCAGCGACTTGCTGGTGTTCGCGACGATCGCCGGCTCGCCGCATGTGCACGATCCGGCCTGGTTCGACCATCATCCGCTGGTCCTGCACGTGTCGTTGCGGGATCTCGACCCGGCGATCCTGCTCGCGTCCGCGAACTTCGTGGACGACGTCGAGCACTGCCTGAAGGCCGACACGTCACCGCATCTGGCCGAACAAGCCACCGGGGGGCGGGAGTTCATCGACGGCACGCTGGACGACGTACTGACAGGCCGCGTGAGCGTACCGACCGACCGGACGGTGGTGTTCTCGCCCTTCGGGCTCGGGGTGCTCGACCTCGCGGTCGGCAGGTTCGTCCATGACGAAGTGGTCCGACGGGGCGAACTCCACGTCGTCGACGGGTTCTTCCACGAGCTGCGCCGGTACGGCTGA
- a CDS encoding putative leader peptide, producing MSGTGIALVSRRHVDLGRMSSAICPAG from the coding sequence ATGTCCGGAACTGGAATTGCCTTGGTGAGTCGGCGGCACGTCGACCTCGGCCGCATGTCCAGCGCCATCTGTCCGGCGGGCTAG
- a CDS encoding GNAT family N-acetyltransferase, with protein sequence MTNMPVTTWSLEQTDPNDLLPAIAPEGDVRIARSELPSPEFSRYLYASVGGDILWIDRLHWTFAQWREHLDRPGVETWVVYDRGTPGGYLELEPQDDGVVEIVYFGLVPTFRGRRLGGHLLSYGAARAWDLADRWPGRAPTKRVWLHTCSLDGVHAMDNYQRRGFKLFDTQVEEVTQAPTPGPWPGAYRA encoded by the coding sequence ATGACGAACATGCCGGTGACCACCTGGTCCCTGGAGCAGACCGACCCGAACGACCTCCTCCCGGCCATCGCGCCGGAGGGGGACGTGCGGATCGCCCGCTCCGAGCTGCCCTCCCCCGAGTTCAGCCGCTATCTGTACGCGTCCGTGGGCGGGGACATCCTCTGGATCGACCGGCTGCACTGGACGTTCGCGCAGTGGCGGGAGCACCTGGACCGGCCGGGCGTGGAGACCTGGGTCGTGTACGACCGGGGCACGCCCGGCGGGTATCTGGAACTTGAGCCGCAGGACGACGGGGTCGTCGAGATCGTCTACTTCGGTCTGGTCCCCACCTTCCGCGGCCGCCGCCTCGGCGGCCACCTCCTCTCCTACGGCGCCGCCCGTGCCTGGGACCTCGCCGACCGCTGGCCCGGGCGGGCCCCCACGAAGCGGGTCTGGCTGCATACGTGCAGCCTGGACGGCGTGCACGCGATGGACAACTATCAGCGCCGGGGCTTCAAGCTCTTCGACACGCAGGTCGAGGAGGTGACACAGGCGCCCACCCCGGGCCCCTGGCCGGGCGCCTACCGCGCCTGA
- a CDS encoding acyl-CoA dehydrogenase family protein has translation MARTTHTVTNQTPPLVGYDVFTADRVLTEAVERHTAPGLLDEVRDDLSALGRAAGSAQLQEWGAQANDNPPGLRTHDRYGHRIDEVEFHPAWHRLLGKGVSAGLTAAWDRPAGHVRRAAGFLVWTQVEAGNCCPLSMTHAAVPALRADPSLAAEWEPRLTSMVYDRELRPAHLKAGVVFGMGMTEKQGGSDVRANTTEARPLAEDGTYELTGHKWFCSAPMSDGFLVLAQAPGGLTCFLVPRVLADGTRNVFLLQRLKDKLGNRSNASAEVEFDGTWARRVGDEGAGVRTIIGMVAATRLDCVLGSAGLMRQAVAQAVHHAAHREAFGGKLLDKPLMRNVLADLALESEAATTLGLRLAAAYDDGGEQELAFLRLAVPAAKYWVTKRCSSVAVEAAECLGGNGYVEESGLPRLVRESPLNSVWEGAGNIQALDVLRALQREPQALNAFLVEVGRVRGADHRLDGAMKNLLAEFADLEGIEGRARRVVERMALVLQGALLVQHAPPEVADAFCASRLGGDWGSAFGTLPPSLDLTSIAERARPAV, from the coding sequence ATGGCACGCACCACCCACACCGTGACGAACCAGACTCCCCCACTGGTCGGATACGACGTCTTCACCGCCGACCGCGTCCTGACGGAGGCGGTCGAGCGGCACACGGCACCCGGACTGCTGGACGAGGTCCGGGACGACCTCTCGGCACTGGGCCGCGCCGCCGGTTCGGCCCAGCTCCAGGAGTGGGGTGCGCAGGCCAACGACAACCCCCCGGGCCTGCGCACCCACGACCGCTACGGCCACCGGATCGACGAGGTCGAGTTCCATCCGGCCTGGCACCGGCTGCTCGGCAAAGGCGTGTCGGCCGGACTGACCGCCGCCTGGGACCGGCCCGCCGGACATGTGCGGCGGGCCGCGGGATTCCTCGTCTGGACCCAGGTCGAGGCGGGCAACTGCTGCCCGCTGTCGATGACTCACGCGGCGGTGCCCGCACTGCGCGCCGACCCCTCGCTCGCCGCCGAGTGGGAGCCCCGGCTGACGTCCATGGTCTACGACCGTGAGCTGCGGCCCGCCCATCTCAAGGCCGGGGTGGTCTTCGGGATGGGCATGACGGAGAAGCAGGGCGGCAGCGACGTCCGCGCCAACACGACGGAGGCACGCCCGCTCGCCGAGGACGGAACGTACGAGCTGACCGGCCACAAGTGGTTCTGCTCGGCACCCATGTCCGACGGCTTCCTGGTGCTCGCGCAGGCACCGGGCGGGCTCACCTGCTTCCTGGTCCCCCGGGTACTGGCGGACGGGACCCGCAACGTGTTCCTCCTCCAGCGCCTCAAGGACAAGCTCGGCAACCGGTCGAACGCCTCCGCCGAGGTCGAGTTCGACGGCACCTGGGCCCGCCGGGTCGGCGACGAGGGGGCCGGGGTGCGGACCATCATCGGGATGGTCGCGGCGACCCGGCTCGACTGTGTGCTCGGCTCGGCCGGTCTGATGCGGCAGGCCGTCGCACAGGCCGTCCATCACGCCGCCCACCGCGAGGCGTTCGGCGGCAAGCTCCTCGACAAACCGCTGATGCGCAACGTGCTGGCCGACCTCGCCCTTGAGTCGGAGGCGGCCACCACGCTCGGACTCCGACTCGCGGCGGCCTACGACGACGGTGGCGAACAGGAGCTGGCGTTCCTGCGGTTGGCGGTCCCGGCCGCCAAGTACTGGGTCACCAAGCGCTGTTCATCGGTCGCGGTCGAGGCGGCGGAGTGCCTGGGCGGCAACGGATACGTCGAGGAGTCCGGACTCCCGCGCCTGGTACGGGAGTCACCGCTCAACTCCGTCTGGGAGGGCGCCGGAAACATCCAGGCCCTCGACGTACTGCGGGCGTTGCAGCGTGAACCGCAGGCGCTGAACGCCTTCCTCGTCGAGGTCGGCCGGGTGCGCGGCGCCGATCACCGGCTGGACGGGGCGATGAAGAACCTGCTCGCCGAGTTCGCGGATCTGGAGGGCATCGAGGGCCGCGCCCGGCGCGTGGTCGAGCGGATGGCGTTGGTGCTTCAGGGGGCACTGCTCGTGCAGCACGCGCCGCCGGAGGTCGCCGACGCGTTCTGCGCCTCCCGGCTGGGCGGCGACTGGGGCTCCGCGTTCGGCACCCTGCCGCCGAGCCTGGACCTCACGTCGATCGCGGAACGGGCCCGGCCGGCGGTCTGA